DNA from Candidatus Campbellbacteria bacterium:
TCAGACGTCCGACTTCTCTACAGGAAGGTCGGGCTCCCTTGTTACATGTTACATGACTTGTAAACTAGATTTTAAACTCGACGACGTCGCCGTCTTTGACGATGTATTCCTTCCCTTCTGTACGTACCAAACCCTTTTCACGAGCTGTTGCGTATGAGCCGGCATCAATTAAATCTTTCCAAAAAACAACCTCAGCACGAATAAATTTTTGTAAAAAGTCCGTGTGAATCGCAGCGCCAGCTTGCGGTGCAGTGCTTCCCTTCTTTATTGTCCACGCACGTGTTTCATCTTCTCCAGTCGTCAAGAATGTCATCAAATCAAGAAGTGTAAAACCAGAAACAATTAAATCATCAATACCACCACGTACTGAAAGCTCTGTGCGCATGGCAACACGCTCGTCATATTCCATATCTTTCAAATCAGATTCTGTATTTGCGTCCACCACAACCCATACCGCTTTTTCTTTTTCAAAAAATGCAAGCAATGCCGTCCACCGTTCATCTTTGAGTTCATCTAAATTTTTTCCACCTGATTGTGTGTTAAGTGCGTAGAGCATCTTTTTCATCGTCAAAAGGTTGAGGAGTTTCACTTTTTCAAACTCTTCTTCGGTGAGTGCTGTGGTTCGAGCAAATGCCTCGGATTCAAGCACTACCTTCACCTTCTCCAGCCCGTCTTTCTCAACCTGTGCCTCACGTGAGCCACTACGGACCTCCTTCTCAACACTTCCGAGACGCTTCGTTACTACCTGCATATCTGCCAAAATAAGCTCTAAATTAATCACCCCAATGTCTCGTACTGGGTCAATGGTGTTTGATACGTGAATAATGTCAGCATTTTCAAATATACGCACCACCTGCACAATCGCATCAACTTCGCGAATGTGGGAGAGAAATTGGTTTCCAAGTCCCTGCCCTTCCGATGCGCCCTTTACAAGTCCCGCGATGTCCACAAACTCAACGGCCGCAGGAATTGTTTTTTTTGATTGTGAAAACGTTGAAAGAACGGTGAGACGTTCGTCGGGTACTCGAACAACACCAACTGACGGATCAATGGTGCAGAACGGATAATTTGCGGCATCAACACTTTGACGTGTAAGCGCATTAAAAAGCGTCGACTTACCAACGTTGGGAAGACCAACAATACCAAGCGAGAGTCCCATAATTATTTTGAATCCTGCATTAAGGTGTGCAATTCAACTTCGTGAGATGCAAAAACAGCTTGGGCTGCGGCCATTTGCTCCATACCACTGTTCGTTTTTTCTTGAACCTCTTGTGCAATACGTACAAAAAGGTCTGGGTCTTTTTCAAGCATACGCATAAACATATCGCGTTGCTCGGGAGGTAACCCTTCGAGTTGTTTCTGTGCGAGTTTTTGTAGCAATAATCCTGAAATACTCATAGTAGTACTAGGCAGACTAGCATAGACAAAAACAAAACACCACTCGCATACGGGTGGTGTTTTGCAAAACGAAAAAATTAGTTTGTCGTTGTTGTAGTAGAAGTTGTTACTTCTGTTGTTGTGCCAGTTGTTCCATCATCACTTGTAGTTGCAACAACAGTTGTTGTTTCTACTGTTGTCTCATCTACAATCACATCAGACACATCCTTCTTGTTTGTGAAGAAGAGAACACCTGCGAGAATGAGAAGAACAACAATGATGAGGATCGTAACACCCGCTCCTCCTTTTTGTGTTGAAGTCATGTCAAAAAATTACGATTAATAAAACGGGTGCCACACTAAACATCACTGTCCATGAACGACACCAGATTTGTACCCACAACTATAGCACAGACAGCCCCCAAAAGCAAAACCCGCACGTGTGTGCAGGTTCTGCTTTTAGATATATTTTTCTAAAGAATTATGCCTCTTGATTTTGAGAGAACGTGTATGCGCCACCAATACGTGTAAACTGTCGTTCTTTAATAACATCCAATACACGGACAAGGGCAAGACGAACTGATGTATATGCTGAATCGTAGCGTTCATCAACACCCTGCAACAGTTCACCAATAATTACCTCTAGCTCGTTATTTGAAAGATGATACGTTACTTCTGCAATGTGCGGATTGACCGTTGTCTTTTCTTCAGCACCCTCAAGTCGTGCGCGATGTGCGTTGTCAAGTTCCGCTACCACTTTTCGCATAAAGTCGGCTACT
Protein-coding regions in this window:
- the ychF gene encoding redox-regulated ATPase YchF; its protein translation is MGLSLGIVGLPNVGKSTLFNALTRQSVDAANYPFCTIDPSVGVVRVPDERLTVLSTFSQSKKTIPAAVEFVDIAGLVKGASEGQGLGNQFLSHIREVDAIVQVVRIFENADIIHVSNTIDPVRDIGVINLELILADMQVVTKRLGSVEKEVRSGSREAQVEKDGLEKVKVVLESEAFARTTALTEEEFEKVKLLNLLTMKKMLYALNTQSGGKNLDELKDERWTALLAFFEKEKAVWVVVDANTESDLKDMEYDERVAMRTELSVRGGIDDLIVSGFTLLDLMTFLTTGEDETRAWTIKKGSTAPQAGAAIHTDFLQKFIRAEVVFWKDLIDAGSYATAREKGLVRTEGKEYIVKDGDVVEFKI